Proteins encoded together in one Sphingomonas radiodurans window:
- the tyrS gene encoding tyrosine--tRNA ligase: protein MTTLKSDLLRTLTDRGYIHQTTDAAALDALAATQVVPGYIGFDPTAPSLHVGSLVQIMLLRRLQQTGHKPIVLMGGGTGKIGDPSFKEESRQLLTTDRIADNVASIRRIFERFLTFGDGPTDAMMVDNADWLDQLEYIPFLREVGQHFSVNRMLSFDSVKLRLEREQSLSFLEFNYMILQAYDFRELSARHGCRLQMGGSDQWGNIVNGIELARRMDGTEVFGVTTPLLTTADGQKMGKTVAGAVWLHEDQLPHFDYWQFWRNTDDRDVARFLRLFTDLPETEIARLEALEGAEINEAKKILANEATALCRGRAAAEQAAETARKTFEEGTSGDTLPTFAASGDVPLVDVLVGLGFCASKGEARRLIKQGGARVAGEKVSDELATVTAGAEPVRVSAGKKNHGMLVAE from the coding sequence ATGACCACCCTAAAGTCCGATCTCCTCCGCACCCTCACCGACCGCGGCTACATCCACCAGACCACCGACGCCGCCGCGCTCGACGCGCTCGCCGCCACGCAGGTCGTCCCGGGCTATATCGGCTTCGATCCCACCGCCCCCTCGCTCCACGTCGGCAGCCTCGTCCAGATCATGCTCCTGCGCCGGCTCCAGCAGACCGGCCACAAGCCGATCGTCCTGATGGGCGGCGGCACCGGCAAGATCGGCGATCCTTCGTTCAAGGAGGAATCGCGCCAGCTGCTCACCACCGATCGGATCGCCGACAACGTCGCCTCGATCCGCCGCATCTTCGAACGCTTCCTGACGTTCGGGGATGGCCCCACGGATGCGATGATGGTCGACAATGCAGATTGGCTCGACCAGCTCGAATACATCCCCTTCCTGCGCGAGGTCGGCCAGCATTTCTCGGTCAACCGCATGCTGTCGTTCGATTCGGTGAAGCTGCGGCTCGAGCGCGAGCAATCGCTCAGCTTCCTCGAATTCAACTACATGATCCTGCAGGCCTATGATTTCCGCGAGCTCAGCGCGCGCCACGGCTGCCGGCTGCAGATGGGCGGCAGCGATCAATGGGGCAATATCGTCAACGGCATCGAGCTCGCGCGCCGCATGGACGGCACCGAGGTCTTCGGCGTCACCACCCCGCTGCTGACCACCGCCGACGGCCAGAAGATGGGCAAGACGGTCGCGGGCGCGGTGTGGCTGCACGAGGACCAGCTGCCGCACTTCGATTACTGGCAATTCTGGCGCAACACCGACGACCGCGACGTCGCCCGCTTCCTGCGCCTGTTCACCGACCTGCCCGAAACCGAGATCGCCCGCCTCGAAGCGCTCGAAGGCGCCGAGATCAACGAAGCGAAGAAGATCCTCGCCAACGAAGCCACCGCATTATGCCGCGGCCGCGCAGCGGCGGAGCAAGCCGCCGAAACCGCCCGCAAGACGTTCGAGGAAGGCACCAGCGGCGACACGTTGCCGACGTTCGCCGCATCGGGCGACGTGCCGCTGGTCGATGTGCTGGTGGGCCTCGGCTTCTGCGCCTCGAAGGGCGAAGCGCGCCGGCTGATCAAGCAGGGTGGAGCTAGGGTCGCGGGCGAGAAGGTGTCGGACGAATTAGCGACAGTGACTGCAGGCGCTGAGCCGGTGCGAGTGTCGGCAGGGAAGAAGAATCACGGGATGCTGGTGGCGGAGTAA
- a CDS encoding M23 family metallopeptidase, with amino-acid sequence MRLRITPALPLVLGLAACIPSSNRPAPPAPPPLDLPAPDDRGGTSEEVSQLPAPRPAWEARPVAADAQQVADQTYIVRSGDSLRAIAERVGAGSEAIARANDLAPPFTIRTGQRLRIPGGRYHLVRSGQTGIAIARAYGVEWSRIVATNDLAEPYILRTGQRILIPGDARPRSAAERAAAFRLEIDDIITGGEPAIAANQAPAKAVATPRRVLPATAAISAPLSRPGRFLWPVDGTIVSRFGAGASGERNNGIKIAVPMETAVKAAADGTVAYVGDGIAALGGLVIVRHGENWTSVYGHASKLLVQRGQAVKKGQTIALSGDTGFADRPELHFELRRGRTPIDPTAQLPRR; translated from the coding sequence ATGCGATTACGGATCACGCCAGCCCTGCCGCTCGTCCTCGGGCTCGCGGCGTGCATTCCGTCGAGCAACCGCCCCGCCCCGCCAGCGCCCCCGCCGCTCGATCTACCGGCACCCGACGATCGCGGCGGCACGTCGGAAGAGGTTTCGCAGCTGCCGGCTCCGCGCCCGGCGTGGGAAGCCCGCCCCGTCGCCGCCGATGCGCAGCAGGTCGCCGACCAGACGTACATCGTCCGCTCCGGCGACTCATTGCGCGCAATCGCCGAGCGTGTAGGAGCCGGGTCGGAAGCAATCGCGCGTGCCAACGATCTCGCGCCGCCCTTCACGATCCGGACGGGCCAGCGACTGCGCATCCCCGGCGGCCGTTACCACCTCGTCCGCTCGGGCCAGACCGGCATCGCCATCGCGCGCGCCTATGGCGTCGAATGGTCGCGGATCGTCGCCACGAATGACCTCGCCGAGCCCTACATCCTGCGCACCGGCCAGCGCATCCTGATCCCCGGCGACGCACGCCCGCGCAGCGCGGCCGAGCGCGCCGCCGCCTTCCGGCTCGAGATCGACGACATCATCACCGGCGGCGAACCCGCGATCGCCGCGAACCAGGCCCCGGCGAAAGCGGTTGCCACGCCGCGCCGGGTGCTGCCCGCCACCGCCGCCATCTCGGCACCGCTGAGCCGCCCGGGCCGCTTCCTCTGGCCGGTCGACGGCACGATCGTGAGCCGTTTCGGCGCCGGCGCCAGTGGCGAGCGCAACAACGGCATCAAGATCGCCGTACCGATGGAAACCGCGGTCAAGGCCGCCGCGGACGGCACCGTCGCCTATGTCGGCGACGGCATCGCTGCGCTCGGCGGGCTCGTCATCGTGCGCCACGGCGAAAACTGGACCAGCGTCTACGGCCACGCCTCCAAACTGCTCGTGCAGCGCGGCCAGGCGGTGAAGAAAGGCCAGACGATCGCGCTGTCCGGCGACACCGGCTTCGCCGACCGCCCCGAACTCCACTTCGAACTCCGCCGTGGCCGCACCCCGATAGACCCCACCGCGCAGCTGCCGCGAAGGTAA
- the serS gene encoding serine--tRNA ligase translates to MLDIRLIRDDPAAFDAAMARRGKPTDATTILDLDRRRRELLTELQTGQARRNEASKAIGAAKAKKDEATAATLMAEVASLKQRLPELEAEETQVGGTLDTLLATLPNLPLADVPDGADENDNQLVHERGTRPTFDFPIREHDAIGPAIGLDFETGALLAGARFTLVRGHAARLARALGQYGLNVLTRDYGYEEVVPPLLVRDEAMFGTGQLPKFAEDLFRTTDGRWLIPTSEVSLTNIVREKILAASDLPLRFTALTPCFRSEAGAAGRDTRGFIRQHQFDKAEMVSIVEPDQSEAEHERMTAAAEDVLTRLELPFRRMKLCTGDMGFSAARTFDIEVWLPGQDRYREVSSCSTCTDFQARRMNARFRPAKDDKGSEKATKFVHTLNGSGLVVGRTIVAILENYQQADGSVAVPSVLQPYLGGLNRLEPRPANG, encoded by the coding sequence ATGCTCGACATCCGCCTGATCCGCGACGATCCCGCCGCCTTCGACGCCGCCATGGCGCGTCGCGGCAAGCCGACCGACGCCACAACGATCCTCGATCTGGATCGCCGCCGCCGCGAACTGCTGACCGAATTGCAGACCGGTCAGGCGCGCCGCAACGAAGCCTCGAAGGCGATCGGCGCCGCAAAAGCCAAGAAGGACGAGGCCACTGCCGCGACGCTGATGGCCGAAGTCGCGTCGCTCAAGCAGCGCCTGCCCGAGCTGGAAGCCGAGGAAACACAGGTCGGCGGCACGCTCGATACGCTGCTCGCAACTTTGCCCAATCTCCCCCTCGCCGACGTGCCCGACGGCGCCGACGAGAACGACAACCAGCTTGTCCACGAACGCGGCACCCGCCCCACGTTCGACTTCCCCATCCGCGAGCATGACGCGATCGGCCCAGCGATCGGCCTCGATTTCGAGACCGGCGCGCTGCTCGCCGGCGCGCGCTTCACGCTGGTGCGCGGCCACGCCGCCCGGCTCGCCCGCGCGCTGGGCCAATATGGCCTCAACGTGCTGACGCGCGACTATGGCTATGAGGAAGTCGTCCCCCCGCTGCTCGTCCGCGACGAGGCCATGTTCGGCACCGGCCAGCTACCCAAGTTCGCCGAGGATCTGTTCCGCACCACCGACGGCCGCTGGCTGATCCCGACCAGCGAAGTCAGCCTCACCAACATCGTGCGCGAGAAGATCCTCGCGGCGAGCGATCTCCCGCTGCGCTTTACCGCGCTCACCCCCTGCTTCCGCTCCGAAGCCGGTGCGGCGGGGCGCGACACGCGCGGCTTCATCCGCCAGCACCAGTTCGACAAGGCCGAGATGGTCTCGATCGTCGAACCCGACCAGTCCGAGGCCGAGCATGAGCGGATGACCGCCGCGGCGGAGGACGTGCTCACCCGCCTCGAACTGCCGTTCCGCCGCATGAAGCTGTGCACCGGTGACATGGGCTTTTCCGCCGCACGCACCTTCGACATCGAGGTCTGGCTGCCCGGCCAGGATCGTTACCGCGAAGTCTCGTCCTGCTCGACCTGCACCGATTTCCAGGCGCGCCGCATGAACGCGCGCTTCCGGCCAGCCAAGGACGACAAGGGGAGCGAGAAGGCGACCAAATTCGTCCACACGCTCAACGGCTCGGGGTTGGTCGTCGGTCGCACGATCGTGGCGATCCTCGAGAATTATCAACAGGCCGATGGGTCGGTCGCCGTGCCGTCGGTGCTCCAGCCCTATCTCGGCGGGCTGAACAGGCTGGAGCCGCGGCCCGCGAACGGTTAA
- a CDS encoding host attachment family protein, producing MQVPHNSVVLVVDGRKLLFLRNEGDAAHPNLTVEHAREQDNPATRDQATDAAGQSSLSQGAARSSVEPTDFHQLEEDRFAAGAAELLKKRALSQDYESLIVIAPPKTLGELRKHYHKEVTDRLTGELAKDLTGHPIPDIEKALLNA from the coding sequence ATGCAAGTGCCCCACAATTCCGTCGTCCTCGTCGTAGATGGCCGCAAGCTGCTGTTCTTGCGCAACGAAGGCGACGCGGCGCACCCGAACCTGACCGTCGAACATGCCCGCGAGCAGGACAATCCGGCCACGCGCGATCAGGCGACCGACGCGGCGGGCCAATCATCCTTGTCGCAGGGCGCGGCACGCAGTTCGGTCGAGCCGACCGACTTTCACCAGCTGGAGGAGGATCGCTTCGCTGCGGGTGCCGCCGAGCTGCTGAAGAAGCGCGCGCTGTCGCAGGATTACGAATCGCTGATCGTCATCGCGCCGCCCAAGACGCTGGGCGAATTGCGCAAGCATTATCACAAGGAAGTCACCGATCGACTGACCGGCGAACTTGCAAAGGATCTGACCGGACATCCGATCCCCGATATCGAGAAGGCGCTGCTCAACGCCTGA
- a CDS encoding PEP-CTERM sorting domain-containing protein (PEP-CTERM proteins occur, often in large numbers, in the proteomes of bacteria that also encode an exosortase, a predicted intramembrane cysteine proteinase. The presence of a PEP-CTERM domain at a protein's C-terminus predicts cleavage within the sorting domain, followed by covalent anchoring to some some component of the (usually Gram-negative) cell surface. Many PEP-CTERM proteins exhibit an unusual sequence composition that includes large numbers of potential glycosylation sites. Expression of one such protein has been shown restore the ability of a bacterium to form floc, a type of biofilm.): MSSSTSTSSSSSGNVSTSTSTSSSSYGSSSKGWGSSHGSSHGWGSNGGHSSGNSSGNPSPVPAPPMLILFGAAAAALIARRRLGKQVAA, encoded by the coding sequence GTGTCGTCGTCCACCTCGACCTCCTCATCGTCGAGCGGCAACGTCTCCACGTCCACCTCGACTTCAAGCTCGTCCTACGGCTCGTCGTCGAAGGGCTGGGGATCGAGCCATGGTTCGTCGCACGGCTGGGGATCGAACGGCGGGCACAGCAGCGGCAACAGCAGCGGCAATCCCTCGCCGGTGCCGGCCCCGCCGATGCTGATCCTGTTCGGCGCTGCCGCCGCAGCGCTGATCGCGCGTCGCCGGCTCGGGAAGCAAGTCGCCGCCTGA
- the dksA gene encoding RNA polymerase-binding protein DksA, producing the protein MNPRQQAYFRAKLLAWKDAILREAQGTLSQLQVDSIREADLNDRASSETDWSIELRTRDRQRKLIGKIEAALRRLDEGEYGYCEVSGEPISLGRLEARPIATMSVEAQERHERHEKVSRED; encoded by the coding sequence ATGAACCCGCGCCAGCAGGCGTATTTCCGCGCCAAGCTGCTCGCCTGGAAAGATGCCATCCTGCGCGAGGCGCAAGGCACGCTTTCGCAACTGCAGGTCGATTCGATTCGCGAGGCGGACCTCAACGATCGCGCGTCGAGCGAAACCGACTGGTCGATCGAATTGCGCACGCGTGATCGCCAGCGCAAGCTGATCGGCAAGATCGAGGCCGCACTGCGCCGGCTCGACGAGGGCGAATACGGCTATTGCGAGGTTTCCGGCGAGCCGATCAGCCTCGGCCGGCTGGAGGCGCGGCCGATCGCGACGATGTCGGTCGAGGCGCAGGAGCGCCACGAGCGGCACGAGAAGGTTTCGCGCGAGGACTGA
- a CDS encoding PilZ domain-containing protein, which yields MDSARASVFLDAAPAEGGERGRDSMFLLATLKVEGRREALQVRVRNLSTGGLMAELPEPVSPDSPVEIELRGIGSVTGRVAWQTEGRAGIAFDRPIDPQRARKPVGGRKDDDGPRPLRFPR from the coding sequence ATGGATTCCGCCCGCGCCAGTGTCTTCCTCGATGCCGCGCCTGCCGAGGGCGGCGAGCGCGGTCGCGACAGCATGTTCCTGCTCGCCACGCTGAAGGTGGAGGGCCGCCGCGAGGCGCTTCAGGTGCGCGTGCGCAACCTTTCCACCGGCGGGCTGATGGCCGAGCTTCCCGAGCCGGTATCGCCCGATTCGCCGGTCGAGATCGAATTGCGCGGCATCGGCTCCGTCACTGGCCGGGTCGCCTGGCAGACCGAGGGGCGCGCCGGCATCGCCTTCGATCGCCCGATCGATCCGCAGCGCGCGCGCAAGCCGGTCGGCGGGCGCAAGGACGACGACGGCCCACGACCGCTGCGCTTTCCAAGATAG
- a CDS encoding biliverdin-producing heme oxygenase, translating to MSATSLLRSRTAPAHEAVDGAFAEYDLADRASYSQFLVSHARALPLAEAMAVRVWPALRPRTPLLLADCAALGVTVDVPAEPIEQPRVETDAEHWGALYVVEGSRLGGGMLAGRVGEGLPRAYLAATHQQGEWRAIRQAIDAAADGQDEAWHDALVAGALTVFGLYAMVAVRVT from the coding sequence ATGTCAGCAACTTCCCTGCTTCGTTCCCGTACCGCGCCGGCGCATGAGGCGGTCGACGGCGCTTTCGCCGAGTACGACCTGGCCGATCGCGCATCCTATAGCCAATTCCTGGTCTCACACGCCCGCGCGCTGCCGCTGGCCGAGGCGATGGCGGTGAGGGTGTGGCCGGCGTTGCGGCCGCGGACGCCGCTGCTGCTGGCGGACTGCGCCGCGCTTGGCGTTACGGTGGATGTGCCTGCCGAGCCGATCGAGCAGCCCCGTGTCGAGACCGACGCCGAGCATTGGGGCGCGCTGTACGTGGTCGAGGGATCGCGGCTGGGCGGCGGCATGTTGGCCGGACGCGTAGGCGAGGGGCTGCCGCGTGCGTATCTCGCGGCGACGCACCAGCAGGGCGAGTGGCGCGCGATCCGGCAGGCGATCGATGCGGCGGCGGACGGGCAGGACGAGGCCTGGCATGATGCGTTAGTGGCCGGCGCGCTGACCGTGTTCGGCCTTTACGCGATGGTTGCCGTCCGCGTTACCTGA
- a CDS encoding HPP family protein produces MPFFKPLLAGASLSGRLLACLGAALGIAATIWICGRLPLAAADLPVIVAPLGASAVLVFAVPTSPLAQPWPVLGGNVISTIIGVAAFDLIPDTAIAAGIAVGGAILVMSLLQCLHPPGGAAALTAVIGGPAIHDAGYAFALMPVATNSIALVVIAMLYHRATRHAYPRAQAPAPALGTPLQATDIDRALADMDESFDISRADLDALLAHAERHATARTSTARVR; encoded by the coding sequence TTGCCCTTCTTCAAACCTCTGCTCGCCGGCGCGAGCCTGTCGGGCCGGCTGCTCGCCTGCCTCGGTGCAGCGCTCGGGATCGCCGCGACCATCTGGATCTGCGGCCGCCTCCCACTGGCCGCCGCCGACCTGCCGGTGATCGTCGCGCCGCTGGGCGCGTCGGCGGTGCTCGTGTTCGCCGTGCCGACCAGCCCGCTTGCGCAGCCGTGGCCAGTACTTGGCGGCAATGTCATCTCGACGATTATCGGCGTCGCGGCGTTCGATCTGATCCCCGACACCGCAATTGCCGCGGGCATTGCGGTGGGCGGCGCGATCCTTGTCATGTCGCTGCTGCAATGCCTTCACCCGCCTGGCGGCGCGGCGGCGCTTACCGCAGTGATCGGCGGCCCGGCGATCCATGATGCAGGCTATGCCTTCGCCCTGATGCCCGTCGCGACCAACTCGATCGCGCTCGTCGTGATCGCCATGCTGTACCACCGCGCGACCCGCCACGCCTATCCGCGCGCGCAAGCCCCCGCACCCGCGCTAGGCACACCGCTGCAAGCCACTGACATCGACCGCGCGCTCGCCGACATGGACGAAAGCTTCGACATCAGCCGCGCCGATCTCGACGCGCTGCTGGCACATGCCGAGCGCCACGCCACCGCCCGCACCAGCACGGCGCGGGTCAGGTAA
- a CDS encoding histidine kinase dimerization/phosphoacceptor domain -containing protein gives MATHSDRAAPDLTECDREPIHIPGAIQPHGMVLIVDPATLRTVAGAGDCEAYLGDAWLGETLDTLLAQDIAARIASAAKAPGVAIRAAAVRLNQQSFDVAIYTGADHLIVELEPAPAEPLLAGEMLAWMDAIAAGFERATNLQLLCERAAIAFRTLTGFDRVMVYRFLDDDAGRVMAEDRDPALGSFMHHHFPASDIPRQARALYVRNRARVIPDVGYTPAPLRPAAFQSADLSDVALRSVSPIHLQYLHNMGVSASASISIVKDGILWGLIACHNQTPRQMPLDIRLAGVALAGGLARQIRAKEEAESYRERLALRAAEDVLVPSLRPPLTNAVSTRHQDIQRMFDGDGIAVIHPGGIDRYGHCPEAADIAAIAAWLGERNTTEAFASHNLAEVHPDAARFPERASGILALPVPEERSLLILFRVEQVVEIEWAGNPHKGVGLDPDATLTPRTSFASWSEMVRGQSRRWTLEQVEAAHRLRRALREASDTRERARLYRELERALTEKDAALDQKNLLMKEVHHRVQNSLQLVSAFLSLQARDAGPGPVADQLIEACSRLSAVALVHRRLYRDDQIETIDLARYLEELIGDLKASLGTEWSSQMTVDLTPMLIPTDRAVSVGLLAAELIINATKYAYPGGTGRIDIALQRHRNRLQLIVADHGSGVVGDRVGFGSRMMSSVMSRLDGELQHADNGPGLRAIVTMPIEEPQR, from the coding sequence ATGGCGACGCACAGTGACCGGGCTGCGCCCGATCTGACGGAGTGCGATCGCGAACCGATCCACATTCCCGGCGCCATCCAGCCGCACGGCATGGTGCTGATCGTCGATCCTGCCACCCTGCGCACCGTCGCGGGCGCCGGCGATTGCGAGGCGTATCTGGGCGACGCCTGGTTAGGGGAAACGCTCGACACGCTCCTGGCGCAGGACATTGCCGCGCGCATCGCGTCGGCGGCTAAAGCCCCCGGCGTCGCGATCCGCGCCGCCGCGGTACGGCTGAACCAGCAAAGCTTCGACGTCGCGATCTACACCGGTGCCGACCACTTGATCGTCGAGCTGGAGCCCGCCCCCGCGGAGCCCTTGCTGGCCGGCGAGATGCTCGCGTGGATGGATGCGATCGCCGCGGGGTTCGAGCGCGCCACCAACCTGCAGCTGCTGTGCGAGCGCGCGGCGATCGCCTTCCGTACGCTGACCGGCTTCGATCGCGTGATGGTCTATCGCTTCCTCGACGACGATGCCGGCCGCGTCATGGCGGAGGATCGCGATCCCGCGCTCGGCAGCTTCATGCATCATCATTTCCCGGCCAGCGACATCCCGCGCCAGGCGCGCGCGCTGTACGTGCGCAACCGCGCACGCGTCATTCCCGACGTCGGCTACACCCCCGCCCCACTCCGCCCCGCAGCCTTCCAGTCGGCCGATCTCAGCGACGTGGCACTGCGCAGCGTATCGCCGATCCACCTGCAATATCTACACAACATGGGCGTCAGCGCCTCGGCGTCGATCTCGATCGTGAAGGACGGGATCCTCTGGGGCCTGATCGCCTGCCATAACCAGACGCCGCGCCAGATGCCGCTCGACATCCGCCTCGCCGGGGTTGCGCTCGCCGGCGGGCTCGCCCGGCAGATCCGCGCCAAGGAGGAAGCCGAAAGCTATCGCGAGCGGCTCGCCTTGCGCGCGGCCGAGGACGTGCTGGTGCCGTCGCTGCGCCCGCCGCTCACCAATGCGGTCTCGACCCGGCACCAGGACATCCAGCGGATGTTCGACGGCGACGGGATCGCGGTGATCCACCCCGGCGGCATCGACCGCTACGGGCATTGCCCCGAGGCGGCGGACATCGCCGCAATCGCCGCCTGGCTCGGCGAGCGCAACACCACCGAGGCCTTCGCCTCACATAACCTCGCTGAAGTACACCCAGATGCCGCGCGCTTCCCCGAGCGCGCCAGCGGCATCCTCGCCTTGCCCGTGCCGGAGGAGCGATCGTTGCTGATCCTGTTCCGTGTCGAGCAGGTCGTGGAAATCGAGTGGGCCGGCAATCCTCACAAGGGCGTCGGCCTAGATCCTGACGCCACGCTCACCCCGCGCACGTCGTTCGCCTCGTGGAGCGAGATGGTGCGCGGTCAGTCGCGCCGTTGGACGCTCGAACAGGTCGAAGCCGCGCACCGCCTGCGCCGTGCCCTGCGCGAGGCAAGCGACACGCGCGAGCGCGCACGGCTCTATCGCGAACTCGAGCGCGCGCTCACCGAGAAGGACGCCGCGCTCGACCAGAAGAACCTGCTGATGAAGGAGGTTCACCATCGCGTGCAGAACAGCCTCCAACTGGTCTCGGCCTTCCTGTCGCTCCAGGCGCGTGACGCGGGGCCTGGCCCGGTCGCCGACCAGCTGATCGAGGCGTGTTCGCGGCTGTCGGCGGTCGCGCTGGTCCACCGCCGGCTGTATCGCGACGACCAGATCGAGACGATCGATCTTGCGCGTTACCTCGAAGAGTTGATCGGCGATCTCAAGGCGTCGCTCGGCACCGAATGGTCGTCGCAGATGACGGTCGATCTCACGCCGATGCTGATCCCCACCGATCGCGCGGTGAGCGTAGGGCTGCTCGCCGCCGAGCTCATCATCAACGCCACCAAATATGCCTATCCCGGCGGGACCGGGCGGATCGACATCGCGCTGCAGCGTCACCGCAATCGCCTGCAGCTGATCGTCGCCGATCACGGCAGCGGCGTCGTCGGCGATCGGGTTGGCTTCGGCAGCCGGATGATGAGTTCGGTGATGAGCCGGCTCGACGGCGAGTTGCAGCATGCCGATAACGGCCCCGGCCTGCGCGCGATCGTGACGATGCCGATCGAGGAACCCCAGCGCTAG
- a CDS encoding NAD(P)H-dependent flavin oxidoreductase, translated as MLKTRFTEAFGIEYPIAQGGMQWVGKAHLVAAVANAGALGFLTALTQPSPEELANEIQRTKDLTDKPFGVNLTVFPTINAPDYNAYANVIIDAGIKIVETAGTPAVAEQWAMFKAAGVKIIHKCTSVRHALSAERKGVDAISIDGFECAGHPGEDDIPGLILIPAAANKLKIPMLASGGFADGRGLVAALALGADGINMGTRFCVTQEAQIAESFKQQMVENDERATNLIFRTMHNTARVMKNAVSDEVVKIERAGGAQFSDIQHLVAGKRGQDAMQAGDTDGGIWSAGMVQGLIDDVPTVKQLVDRIVAEAEDIIESRLQSMIARYAEAAE; from the coding sequence ATGCTCAAGACGCGATTCACCGAAGCGTTCGGGATCGAATATCCGATCGCACAGGGCGGCATGCAGTGGGTCGGCAAGGCGCACCTCGTCGCCGCCGTTGCCAACGCCGGCGCGCTCGGCTTCCTCACCGCGCTGACGCAGCCGTCGCCGGAGGAGCTGGCGAACGAGATCCAGCGCACCAAGGATCTGACCGACAAGCCATTCGGCGTGAACCTCACCGTCTTCCCGACGATCAACGCGCCCGATTACAACGCCTATGCGAACGTCATCATCGACGCTGGCATCAAGATCGTCGAAACCGCGGGCACCCCCGCGGTCGCCGAGCAATGGGCGATGTTCAAGGCCGCCGGCGTCAAGATCATCCACAAATGCACCAGCGTGCGCCACGCGCTGTCGGCCGAGCGCAAGGGCGTCGACGCGATCTCGATCGACGGCTTCGAATGCGCCGGCCACCCCGGCGAAGACGACATCCCCGGCCTGATCCTGATCCCCGCCGCGGCGAACAAGCTGAAGATCCCGATGCTCGCGAGCGGCGGCTTCGCCGATGGCCGCGGCCTCGTCGCCGCACTCGCGCTCGGCGCCGACGGCATCAACATGGGCACGCGTTTCTGCGTGACGCAGGAGGCGCAGATCGCCGAAAGCTTCAAGCAGCAGATGGTCGAGAACGACGAGCGCGCGACCAACCTCATCTTCCGCACGATGCACAACACCGCGCGCGTGATGAAGAACGCGGTGTCGGACGAGGTCGTGAAGATCGAGCGCGCGGGTGGCGCGCAGTTCAGCGACATCCAGCATCTCGTCGCGGGCAAGCGCGGGCAGGATGCGATGCAGGCCGGCGACACCGATGGCGGCATCTGGTCCGCCGGCATGGTGCAGGGCCTGATCGACGACGTGCCGACGGTGAAGCAGCTGGTCGATCGCATCGTCGCCGAGGCGGAAGACATCATCGAAAGCCGCCTGCAATCAATGATCGCGCGCTACGCCGAGGCCGCCGAGTAG